The Bryobacteraceae bacterium genome includes a window with the following:
- the dnaK gene encoding chaperone protein DnaK, whose translation MSTFQIDFSSVQKRRIIGIDLGTTNSLAAFMDLTGPEIIPGPDGSRMVPSIVSLAADGSFVVGEAARRLLIDAPERTVYSVKRLMGRGREDVAEEVKLFPFRIAEGSEQVIRLALGDRTFTPPEISAQILKELKRRAEQYLGEEITQAVITVPAYFNDAQRQATRDAGRIAGLEVLRLVNEPTAASLAYGLDKRKEGIVAVYDLGGGTFDISILRLHEGIFEVLATNGDTHLGGDDIDNRLLAIALEDIASEWGEDLSHNGEAVQTIRQAVIRAKEELSFQPATVIDIEYHGRRYQRELKRELFENLIRDIVDRTLGPCRQAMRDAGLEPEQIDEVVLVGGSTRIPMVRRAVEALFKAKPHTELNPDEVVALGAAVQAAILSGDVQDKLLLDVTPLSLGIETMGGVVSKLIHRNSTIPASATEVFTTSVDGQRNVLIHVVQGERELVKDCRSLARFDLKDIEPMPAGMARIEVRFLIDANGILNVTARDLRSGKEQSIEVKPSYGLTEEQVEAMIRESYEKAEEDLRERQVREARVEADNILAAVEKARMSDAWLELTDEERAAVDAAINELQVVYHSNDHHLIRDRIEKLDAATRRLAENLMNTAVRQALKGTKIE comes from the coding sequence ATGAGCACGTTTCAGATTGATTTCTCCTCGGTGCAGAAGCGCCGGATCATCGGCATCGATCTCGGCACGACGAACTCGCTGGCCGCCTTCATGGATCTCACGGGACCGGAGATCATCCCCGGTCCGGACGGGAGCCGCATGGTGCCGAGCATCGTGAGCCTGGCCGCGGACGGCTCGTTCGTCGTGGGCGAAGCCGCGCGGCGCCTGCTGATCGATGCGCCCGAGCGCACGGTGTATTCGGTGAAGCGGCTGATGGGCCGCGGCCGCGAAGACGTGGCCGAGGAGGTGAAGCTGTTCCCCTTCCGCATCGCGGAGGGCAGCGAGCAGGTGATCCGGCTGGCGCTGGGCGACCGCACGTTCACGCCGCCGGAGATCTCGGCTCAGATCCTCAAGGAACTGAAGCGGCGCGCAGAGCAATACCTGGGCGAGGAGATCACGCAGGCTGTCATCACCGTGCCCGCGTATTTCAACGACGCGCAGAGGCAGGCCACGCGCGACGCGGGCCGCATCGCCGGCCTCGAGGTGCTGCGGCTGGTGAACGAGCCGACGGCGGCTTCGCTGGCCTACGGCCTTGACAAGCGCAAGGAAGGCATCGTCGCCGTCTACGACCTGGGAGGCGGGACGTTCGACATCTCGATCCTGCGCCTGCACGAGGGCATCTTCGAAGTTCTGGCCACCAACGGCGACACGCACCTGGGCGGAGACGACATCGACAACCGCCTGCTGGCGATTGCGCTCGAAGACATCGCCAGCGAATGGGGCGAAGACCTTTCGCACAACGGCGAAGCGGTGCAGACGATCCGCCAGGCGGTGATCCGCGCCAAGGAAGAGCTCTCCTTCCAGCCCGCCACGGTGATCGACATCGAATACCACGGCCGCCGCTACCAGCGCGAGCTGAAGCGCGAGCTGTTCGAGAACCTGATCCGCGACATCGTGGACCGCACGCTGGGTCCGTGCCGGCAGGCGATGCGCGACGCCGGGCTGGAGCCGGAGCAGATCGACGAGGTCGTGCTGGTGGGCGGCTCGACGCGCATCCCGATGGTGCGCCGCGCCGTGGAGGCGCTGTTCAAGGCGAAGCCGCACACGGAGCTCAACCCTGACGAAGTGGTGGCGCTCGGCGCGGCGGTGCAGGCGGCGATTCTCTCGGGCGACGTGCAGGACAAGCTGCTGCTCGACGTGACGCCTCTTTCGCTCGGCATCGAGACGATGGGCGGCGTGGTGAGCAAGCTGATCCACCGCAACTCGACGATTCCGGCTTCAGCGACGGAAGTGTTCACGACGAGCGTGGACGGGCAGCGGAACGTGCTGATCCACGTCGTGCAGGGCGAGCGCGAGCTGGTGAAGGACTGCCGGTCGCTGGCGCGATTCGACCTGAAGGACATCGAGCCGATGCCCGCCGGCATGGCGCGCATCGAGGTGCGGTTCCTGATCGACGCCAACGGCATCCTGAACGTGACGGCGCGCGATCTGCGCAGCGGCAAGGAGCAGAGCATCGAGGTGAAGCCGAGCTACGGGCTGACTGAAGAGCAGGTCGAGGCGATGATCCGCGAGTCGTACGAGAAAGCGGAAGAGGACCTGCGCGAGCGGCAGGTGCGCGAGGCGCGCGTGGAAGCCGACAACATTCTGGCGGCGGTGGAGAAGGCGCGGATGAGCGACGCCTGGCTCGAGCTGACCGACGAGGAGCGCGCCGCCGTGGACGCCGCGATCAACGAGCTTCAGGTGGTCTATCACTCGAACGACCATCACCTGATCCGCGACCGCATCGAGAAGCTGGACGCGGCCACGCGCCGGCTGGCCGAGAATCTCATGAATACGGCCGTGCGGCAGGCGCTGAAGGGCACCAAGATCGAATAG
- the iscS gene encoding cysteine desulfurase IscS has product MLKFPIYLDYHATTPMDERVLEAMLPYFREHFGNAASRNHAFGWVAEEAVEKARKQIASLINANPKEIVFTSGATESNNLAIKGVAEMYAEKGNHIITAATEHKAVLDTCKRLEKRGCRVTYLPVRPDGLIDLDQLRDSITDKTILVSIMYGNNEIGTIQDIRTIGQICHEKGVLFHTDATQAVGKIPVDVIADNIDLLSCTAHKMYGPKGVGALYVRRKNPRVQLTAQMDGGGHERGMRSGTLNVPGIVGFGKAAELCQQLMPEEMPRLQRLRDKLKDGILAELDEVYINGTMERRLPHNLNMSFAYVEGESLLMGINDIAVSSGSACTSATLEPSYVLKALGAGDDLAHSSIRFGLGRFTTEEEIDYTIGKVVEVVKKLRELSPLYEMVKEGIDLSKVEWTAH; this is encoded by the coding sequence ATGTTGAAATTCCCGATTTATCTTGATTACCACGCGACGACGCCGATGGACGAGCGGGTGCTGGAGGCGATGCTGCCGTATTTCCGCGAGCACTTCGGCAACGCCGCCAGCCGCAACCACGCGTTCGGCTGGGTGGCCGAGGAGGCGGTGGAGAAGGCGCGGAAGCAGATCGCGTCGCTGATCAACGCCAATCCGAAGGAAATTGTGTTCACCAGCGGCGCGACGGAGTCGAACAATCTCGCCATCAAGGGCGTGGCCGAGATGTACGCCGAGAAGGGCAACCACATCATCACGGCGGCGACCGAGCACAAGGCGGTGCTCGACACCTGCAAGCGGCTGGAGAAGCGCGGCTGCCGCGTCACCTACCTGCCCGTGCGGCCGGACGGCCTGATCGACCTCGACCAGCTGCGCGACTCGATCACGGACAAGACGATCCTCGTGTCGATCATGTACGGCAACAACGAGATCGGAACGATCCAGGACATCCGCACGATCGGGCAGATCTGCCACGAGAAGGGCGTGCTGTTCCACACCGACGCCACGCAGGCGGTGGGCAAGATCCCGGTGGACGTGATCGCCGACAACATCGACCTGCTTTCCTGCACGGCGCACAAGATGTACGGCCCGAAGGGCGTGGGCGCGCTCTACGTGCGGCGCAAGAACCCGCGCGTGCAGCTGACGGCGCAGATGGACGGCGGCGGCCATGAGCGCGGGATGCGCTCGGGCACGCTGAACGTGCCGGGCATCGTCGGCTTCGGCAAGGCGGCCGAGCTGTGCCAGCAGCTGATGCCGGAAGAGATGCCGCGGCTGCAGCGGCTGCGCGACAAGCTGAAGGACGGCATCCTGGCGGAGCTCGACGAGGTGTACATCAACGGCACGATGGAGCGCCGCCTGCCGCACAACCTGAACATGAGCTTCGCCTACGTCGAGGGCGAGAGCCTGCTGATGGGCATCAACGACATTGCGGTTTCCTCCGGTTCCGCCTGTACGTCGGCCACGCTCGAGCCGAGCTACGTGCTGAAGGCGCTGGGCGCGGGCGACGATCTGGCGCACTCCTCCATCCGCTTCGGCCTGGGCCGCTTCACCACGGAGGAGGAGATCGACTACACGATCGGCAAGGTCGTGGAAGTGGTGAAGAAGCTGCGCGAGCTTTCGCCGCTGTACGAGATGGTGAAAGAGGGCATCGACCTGTCGAAGGTCGAGTGGACCGCGCACTGA
- a CDS encoding LysR family transcriptional regulator, with product MDLDQLHTFLEIVRLKSFSKAAQTCYRTQPAISAQIRQLEQELNTSLFERLGTRIQLTPAGRIFAEYAEKILDLRRQAQDAINELERTPRGELVIAANEATCIYVLPTVFSSFKKRFPNVQLLVDRSYGRHVVESVVDNLADFGFTQLPVQEKRLQVVHVYTDEIKLLVPASHPLAGAASVTARDIAPYPLLLPKGGATRTRLNEWLEPVEDDLQISMELDSTEMIKRFVLAGMGISFMAASHFREGVEAGQFAAVSLAPEPLMRRLGLVYRKDKALSKAALGFIESVMELAARNHSSPAPGGGAR from the coding sequence ATGGATCTGGACCAGCTCCACACGTTTCTGGAGATCGTGCGGCTGAAGAGTTTCTCGAAAGCCGCCCAGACGTGCTACCGCACGCAGCCGGCCATCAGCGCGCAGATCCGGCAGCTCGAGCAGGAGCTCAACACGAGCCTGTTCGAGCGTCTGGGAACGCGCATCCAGCTGACGCCCGCGGGCCGCATCTTCGCCGAATACGCCGAGAAGATTCTCGACCTGCGCCGGCAGGCGCAGGACGCCATCAACGAACTCGAGCGCACGCCGCGAGGCGAGCTGGTGATCGCCGCCAACGAGGCCACCTGCATTTACGTCCTGCCCACGGTGTTCAGTTCTTTCAAGAAGCGGTTTCCCAACGTGCAGCTGCTGGTGGACCGCAGCTACGGGCGCCACGTGGTGGAGTCGGTGGTGGACAACCTGGCCGACTTCGGCTTCACGCAGCTGCCCGTGCAGGAGAAGCGGCTCCAGGTCGTGCACGTGTACACCGACGAGATCAAGCTGCTCGTGCCGGCTTCGCATCCGCTGGCCGGCGCGGCGTCGGTGACGGCGCGCGACATCGCGCCCTATCCGCTGCTGCTGCCCAAGGGGGGCGCGACGCGGACGCGGCTGAATGAATGGCTCGAACCGGTGGAGGACGATCTTCAGATCTCGATGGAGCTGGATTCGACCGAAATGATCAAGCGGTTCGTGCTGGCCGGAATGGGGATCTCGTTCATGGCGGCGTCGCATTTCCGCGAGGGCGTGGAGGCGGGCCAGTTCGCCGCCGTCAGCCTTGCGCCGGAACCGCTGATGAGGCGTCTGGGGCTCGTCTACCGGAAGGACAAGGCGCTGTCGAAGGCGGCGCTCGGGTTCATCGAGAGCGTGATGGAGCTGGCGGCACGGAACCATTCCTCGCCGGCGCCGGGCGGAGGCGCGCGATGA
- the iscU gene encoding iron-sulfur cluster assembly scaffold protein IscU, translated as MAYSDKVLDHYNNPRNVGSLDKNDPNVGTGLVGAPECGDVMKLQIKVNPETGIIEDAKFKTFGCGSAIASSSLATELIKGKTLDEAMQLKNTVIVNELSLPPVKIHCSVLAEDAIKAAIEDYKKKAGVPAGAAQTA; from the coding sequence ATGGCATACAGCGACAAGGTTCTGGACCACTACAACAATCCGCGCAACGTCGGCAGCCTGGACAAGAACGACCCGAACGTGGGCACCGGACTGGTGGGCGCGCCCGAGTGCGGCGACGTGATGAAGCTGCAGATCAAGGTGAACCCGGAGACGGGCATCATCGAGGACGCGAAGTTCAAGACGTTCGGCTGCGGCTCGGCGATCGCCAGCTCGTCGCTGGCCACGGAGCTGATCAAAGGCAAGACGCTCGACGAGGCGATGCAGCTGAAGAACACGGTGATCGTCAACGAGCTGAGCCTGCCGCCGGTGAAGATCCACTGCTCGGTGCTGGCCGAGGACGCGATCAAGGCGGCCATCGAGGATTACAAGAAGAAGGCGGGCGTGCCCGCCGGCGCCGCGCAGACGGCGTAA
- a CDS encoding Fe-S assembly protein IscX, with product MTWNDFEDIGIALYEAHPDIDPLTVRFTDLHRMVTELEDFEDDPMASNEAKLEAIQMAWYEEWKDNQE from the coding sequence ATGACGTGGAACGACTTTGAAGACATCGGCATCGCGCTGTACGAGGCGCATCCGGACATCGACCCGCTCACGGTGCGCTTCACCGACCTGCACCGCATGGTGACCGAGCTGGAGGACTTCGAAGACGACCCGATGGCGTCGAACGAGGCCAAGCTCGAAGCGATCCAGATGGCCTGGTACGAAGAGTGGAAGGACAACCAGGAGTGA
- a CDS encoding TonB-dependent receptor, with amino-acid sequence MSRKRDKLAPLFFCLASLASPASAQTAPSPVQWLTALQSIQQRLGPEGPVSGRELEAVAAELRFLHREISLSRALETGSVPDPADAASLRQYAARLRQEIEQQERQRPDGAFRLGRMGIDVTAPGLQVPVAMVQDEPSWRDWNQPTLSSALESLPGVTIQRIGARNERAVFVRGFDVRQTPLYIDGIPVYIPYDGYVDLDRFVTSGVQEIQVAKGFTSPLYGPNAFGGAINIVSKEPESRFGADGGHGFASGGQLDSWLNLGSRWEKGWLHGGFSRLSAETFPLPGSFRPAPAQPPGDRLNARFEDIDLRLRAAWTPDSSSQYVFSYYRHWGDKEQPPYAGTDPAVRVRYWRWPMWDKESFYFSARGRARSSDTWTARLFFDKFDNLLRSFDDARYLTQTRSSSFDSYFDDDSWGGIAQYSTRAGRRHTLHGSLFYKDDTHRERNLGQPWRSFRDRSMSVGLQDTVLLAERTSAVLGFSADRLSALNAMDFQNNQISPFPLNSLTAINGQAGLFHTLGASTRVRFTLARKTRLPTMKDRYSYRLGLAVPNPDLGAESVAHWETGASRLFGRSVLADVSLFWSEIGGLAQRFFLQPNLWQLRNLGGARHRGGEVSLRGTAARGLAWDANYTYIDRKFLSGGNVILVDVPRHSGTARMSYTPWPRLSLQASLQSETGRVFQNDAGRTGRVPGFAVPGFGALIRLHPKADLTAGVNNAGDRFYFVSEGYPEAGRMLYVKLRFRL; translated from the coding sequence ATGTCTAGGAAACGAGACAAGCTCGCTCCGCTCTTCTTCTGCCTCGCCAGTCTCGCCTCTCCTGCCTCTGCCCAGACCGCTCCTTCCCCCGTGCAGTGGCTCACTGCCCTCCAGTCGATCCAGCAGCGGCTTGGTCCGGAAGGTCCTGTCAGCGGCCGCGAACTCGAGGCCGTGGCCGCCGAGTTGCGCTTCCTCCATCGCGAAATCTCTCTCTCCCGCGCGCTGGAAACCGGCTCCGTGCCCGACCCCGCCGACGCCGCCAGCCTCCGTCAATACGCAGCGCGCCTGCGCCAGGAAATCGAACAGCAGGAGCGGCAGCGCCCGGACGGCGCATTCCGCCTCGGCCGGATGGGCATCGATGTCACAGCCCCCGGTCTTCAGGTCCCCGTCGCCATGGTGCAGGACGAACCCTCCTGGCGGGACTGGAACCAGCCCACGCTCTCCTCTGCGCTCGAAAGCCTGCCCGGCGTCACCATCCAGCGCATCGGCGCCCGCAACGAGCGCGCTGTCTTCGTCCGTGGCTTCGACGTCCGCCAGACGCCGCTCTACATCGACGGCATCCCGGTCTACATCCCTTACGACGGCTATGTGGATCTGGACCGCTTCGTCACCAGCGGCGTGCAGGAGATCCAGGTGGCCAAGGGCTTCACGTCGCCCCTGTACGGTCCCAACGCCTTCGGCGGCGCAATCAACATCGTCTCCAAAGAGCCCGAATCGCGCTTCGGCGCCGATGGCGGCCACGGCTTCGCCTCCGGCGGTCAGCTCGATTCCTGGCTCAACCTCGGCAGCCGCTGGGAAAAAGGCTGGCTCCACGGCGGCTTCTCCCGCCTCTCCGCCGAGACGTTCCCCCTGCCCGGCTCGTTCCGCCCCGCGCCCGCCCAGCCCCCCGGCGACCGTCTCAACGCCCGTTTCGAAGACATCGATCTGCGCCTGCGCGCCGCCTGGACGCCTGATTCCAGTTCGCAATACGTTTTCTCCTACTACCGCCACTGGGGCGACAAGGAACAGCCTCCGTATGCGGGCACGGACCCGGCCGTCCGCGTCCGCTACTGGCGCTGGCCCATGTGGGACAAGGAGAGCTTTTACTTCTCCGCGCGTGGCCGCGCCCGCTCGTCCGATACCTGGACGGCGCGCCTCTTCTTCGACAAATTCGACAACCTGCTGCGCTCCTTCGACGACGCGCGCTACTTGACGCAGACCCGTTCCAGCTCCTTCGACAGCTACTTCGACGATGATTCGTGGGGCGGCATCGCGCAGTATTCTACGCGCGCCGGGCGCCGCCACACGCTCCACGGCTCGCTCTTCTACAAGGACGACACGCACCGCGAGCGCAACCTCGGCCAGCCGTGGCGCAGCTTCCGCGACCGCTCCATGTCCGTCGGATTGCAGGACACCGTGCTGCTGGCCGAGCGCACCTCGGCCGTGCTTGGCTTCAGCGCGGACCGCCTGAGCGCCCTCAATGCGATGGACTTCCAGAACAACCAGATCTCGCCCTTCCCGCTCAATTCGCTGACTGCAATCAATGGCCAGGCCGGCCTGTTCCATACCCTCGGCGCCTCCACCAGAGTCCGCTTCACTTTGGCGCGCAAGACGCGCCTGCCCACCATGAAGGACCGCTACTCTTACCGGCTCGGCCTTGCGGTCCCGAATCCCGATCTCGGCGCCGAATCCGTGGCGCACTGGGAGACCGGCGCGTCGCGCCTGTTCGGTCGCTCCGTGCTCGCCGACGTCTCCCTGTTCTGGAGCGAAATCGGCGGCCTCGCGCAGCGCTTCTTCCTCCAGCCGAACCTCTGGCAGTTGCGCAATCTCGGCGGCGCCCGCCACCGCGGCGGCGAGGTCTCCCTGCGCGGCACGGCCGCCCGCGGGCTGGCCTGGGACGCCAATTACACCTACATCGACCGCAAGTTCCTCTCCGGCGGCAACGTGATTCTCGTCGACGTGCCGCGCCACAGCGGCACGGCGCGCATGAGCTACACGCCCTGGCCGCGGCTCAGCCTCCAGGCCAGCCTGCAGTCGGAGACCGGGCGCGTCTTCCAGAACGACGCCGGCCGCACGGGCCGCGTCCCCGGCTTTGCCGTTCCCGGCTTCGGCGCGCTGATCCGCCTGCATCCGAAGGCCGATCTCACGGCCGGCGTCAACAACGCCGGAGACCGCTTCTACTTCGTTTCCGAAGGCTATCCTGAAGCGGGGCGCATGCTGTATGTCAAACTCCGCTTCCGCCTCTGA
- a CDS encoding 1-(5-phosphoribosyl)-5-amino-4-imidazole-carboxylate carboxylase — protein sequence MDKDQLRSLLEQVREGAVDVDQALERLRHMPFERLGYATIDHHRAIRVGMPEVIFGKGKTVEQTVGIATKLLERASNVLVTRTTKEAYEALRTSFPEAEYFPLSGALRVWRDRTPRGKGKLLVVSAGTTDLPVAEEAVVTAEIMGNEVLQVHDVGVAGIHRLLGNYDKLTEARVIVVCAGMEGALPSAVGGMVSCPVIAVPTSVGYGASFHGLAALLGMLNSCASNVSVVNIDNGFGGGYVASLINRL from the coding sequence ATGGACAAAGACCAATTGAGGAGTCTTCTGGAACAGGTGCGCGAGGGCGCAGTGGACGTGGATCAGGCGCTGGAAAGGCTGAGGCACATGCCTTTCGAGAGGCTTGGCTACGCGACGATCGACCACCACCGGGCGATCCGCGTCGGGATGCCGGAGGTGATCTTCGGCAAGGGCAAGACGGTGGAGCAGACGGTGGGCATCGCCACGAAGCTGCTGGAGCGGGCGTCGAACGTGCTGGTGACGCGGACGACGAAGGAGGCGTACGAAGCGCTGCGGACGAGCTTCCCCGAGGCGGAGTACTTCCCGCTGTCCGGTGCGCTGCGGGTGTGGAGGGACCGCACGCCGAGGGGCAAGGGCAAGCTGCTGGTGGTGAGCGCCGGAACGACGGACCTGCCGGTGGCGGAAGAGGCGGTGGTGACAGCCGAGATCATGGGCAACGAAGTGCTGCAGGTGCACGACGTGGGCGTGGCGGGCATCCACCGGCTGCTGGGCAACTATGACAAGCTGACCGAGGCGCGGGTGATCGTGGTGTGCGCGGGCATGGAAGGGGCGCTGCCGAGCGCAGTCGGCGGGATGGTGAGCTGCCCGGTGATCGCCGTGCCGACGAGCGTGGGCTACGGGGCGAGCTTCCACGGGCTGGCAGCGCTGCTGGGGATGCTGAACAGCTGCGCGAGCAACGTGAGCGTGGTCAATATCGACAACGGGTTTGGCGGCGGCTATGTCGCCAGCCTGATCAACCGCCTCTAG
- a CDS encoding 4-hydroxybenzoate octaprenyltransferase encodes MHTAAPVSHPLSRLWRRFTLTLEMIRFEHSVFALPFALASALLAWRETAMPAPLLWPKLGWILACMVTARSAAMAFNRILDAEIDARNPRTRNRHLPAGLLSRSFAWSFTIVCSLLFVLSAAQLNRLCLLLSPLALGVVFFYSWTKRFTSLSHLVLGFSLGIAPAAAWIAMTGSLDPRILWLTLAVTLWTAGFDVIYSCQDFEFDRREGLFSLPARLGIARALHAARLFHVLMLAALVLLARSFAVGFAAWTGLAVTALLLLWEHRLVRADDLSRVDAAFFTVNGWIGVLFLGFWAADILLRPLGA; translated from the coding sequence ATGCACACGGCAGCCCCTGTCTCGCATCCCCTGAGCCGTCTCTGGCGCCGCTTCACGCTCACGCTGGAGATGATCCGCTTCGAGCACTCCGTCTTCGCGCTGCCCTTCGCTCTCGCCTCCGCGTTGCTCGCCTGGCGCGAAACCGCCATGCCCGCCCCCCTGCTCTGGCCGAAACTCGGCTGGATCCTCGCCTGCATGGTCACCGCCCGCTCCGCCGCCATGGCCTTCAACCGCATCCTCGACGCCGAAATCGACGCCCGCAATCCCCGCACCCGCAACCGCCACCTGCCCGCCGGACTTCTCTCGCGCAGCTTCGCCTGGAGCTTCACCATCGTCTGTTCGCTGCTGTTCGTCCTTTCCGCCGCGCAGCTCAACCGCCTCTGCCTCCTGCTCTCGCCGCTGGCGCTGGGCGTCGTCTTCTTCTACTCCTGGACCAAGCGCTTCACGTCGCTCTCGCATCTCGTCCTCGGCTTCTCGCTCGGCATCGCTCCTGCCGCCGCATGGATCGCCATGACCGGCTCTCTGGATCCGCGCATCCTCTGGCTCACGCTCGCCGTCACGCTCTGGACCGCCGGCTTCGACGTCATCTACTCCTGCCAGGATTTCGAATTCGACCGCCGCGAGGGGCTCTTCAGCCTCCCCGCGCGCCTGGGCATCGCCCGAGCCCTGCACGCGGCGCGGCTTTTCCATGTCCTCATGCTCGCCGCCCTCGTCCTTCTGGCCCGCTCATTCGCCGTGGGCTTCGCCGCCTGGACCGGCCTCGCCGTCACGGCGCTGCTTCTTCTCTGGGAACACCGCCTCGTCCGCGCGGACGACCTGTCCCGCGTCGACGCCGCCTTCTTTACCGTCAACGGCTGGATCGGGGTGCTATTCTTGGGTTTCTGGGCTGCCGACATCCTTCTCCGGCCTCTGGGAGCTTGA
- the mqnE gene encoding aminodeoxyfutalosine synthase, translating to MTTLPATPVFDDTRLLPVLEKVRNQQRLDFEDGLLLYRSHDLLAIGYMANLVRERMHGNVTYFNVNRHINPTDVCVASCKLCAFGKKAKDPKAYTMSLEDVWARAAQGAAEGITELHIVGGLHPELTLDWYCEMLRGIKQRFPQIHLKAFTMVEVAYLSRRFRIPLEEVLRRLRDAGLDSMPGGGAEIFSERVRRIICDHKIDGNEWLEVARLAHRMGIRSNCTMLYGHIETEEDRVDHLLRLRALQDETGGFVTYIPLAFHPDNTPLEHLPKTTGFADLKNIAVARLLLDNIPHIKAYWIMMTPKIAQIAQRFGADDIDGTVVEERIYHDAGATTSQGMRRSELLHLIRMAGREPVERDTEYRRVERAETTFAILV from the coding sequence ATGACGACTCTGCCTGCCACTCCTGTCTTCGACGACACGCGCCTGCTGCCCGTGCTTGAGAAAGTGCGCAACCAGCAGCGGCTCGATTTCGAAGACGGCCTGCTGCTCTATCGCTCGCACGATCTGCTCGCCATCGGCTACATGGCCAACCTCGTCCGCGAGCGCATGCACGGCAACGTCACCTATTTCAACGTCAACCGCCACATCAATCCCACCGACGTCTGCGTGGCTTCCTGCAAGCTCTGCGCCTTCGGCAAGAAGGCCAAAGACCCGAAGGCCTACACCATGTCGCTCGAAGACGTCTGGGCCCGCGCCGCGCAGGGCGCCGCCGAAGGCATCACCGAGCTCCACATCGTCGGCGGCCTCCACCCCGAGCTCACCCTCGACTGGTATTGCGAGATGCTGCGCGGCATCAAGCAGCGCTTCCCGCAGATCCATCTCAAGGCTTTCACGATGGTCGAGGTCGCCTACCTGTCCCGCCGCTTCCGCATCCCGCTCGAGGAAGTTCTCCGCCGCCTCCGCGATGCCGGCCTCGACTCCATGCCCGGCGGCGGCGCCGAGATCTTCTCCGAGCGCGTCCGCCGCATCATCTGCGATCACAAGATCGACGGCAATGAATGGCTCGAAGTCGCCCGCCTCGCCCACCGCATGGGCATCCGCTCGAACTGCACCATGCTCTACGGCCACATCGAAACCGAAGAGGACCGCGTCGACCACCTCCTCCGCCTGCGCGCCCTGCAGGATGAAACCGGCGGCTTCGTCACCTACATCCCCCTGGCCTTCCACCCCGACAACACGCCGCTCGAGCACCTGCCGAAGACCACCGGATTCGCCGACCTCAAGAACATCGCCGTCGCGCGGCTCCTGCTCGACAACATCCCCCACATCAAGGCCTACTGGATCATGATGACGCCGAAGATCGCCCAGATCGCCCAGCGCTTCGGCGCCGACGACATCGACGGCACGGTCGTTGAAGAGCGCATCTACCACGACGCCGGCGCCACCACCAGCCAGGGCATGCGCCGCAGCGAGCTGCTGCACCTCATCCGCATGGCCGGACGCGAGCCGGTCGAGCGCGACACCGAGTACCGACGCGTCGAGCGCGCTGAAACAACCTTCGCCATTCTTGTTTGA
- a CDS encoding transcriptional regulator codes for MLKLTKKADYGLISLKHIAVYGKDRPASTKEMAEAYGIPAPILSKVLQRLVREGFLVSEQGVNGGYRLARDPSLITALEVIRAIDGPVLLTNCFGRQGECEISDSCNVREPLRKVHERIQQVLESITIADLSEEQPPASSRGARRAGALTVISG; via the coding sequence ATGCTCAAGCTGACCAAGAAAGCCGATTACGGGCTGATCAGCCTGAAGCATATCGCCGTGTACGGCAAGGACCGGCCTGCCAGCACGAAGGAGATGGCCGAGGCGTACGGGATTCCGGCGCCGATCCTGTCGAAGGTGCTGCAGCGGCTGGTGCGCGAGGGATTCCTGGTCAGCGAGCAGGGCGTCAACGGCGGCTACCGGCTGGCGCGCGATCCTTCGCTGATCACGGCGCTGGAAGTGATCCGCGCCATCGACGGACCCGTGCTGCTGACGAACTGTTTCGGACGGCAGGGCGAGTGCGAGATCTCGGACAGCTGCAACGTGCGCGAGCCGCTGCGCAAGGTGCACGAGCGAATCCAGCAGGTTCTGGAAAGCATCACCATAGCAGACCTGAGCGAGGAGCAGCCCCCGGCATCCTCGCGCGGCGCAAGGCGGGCGGGGGCGCTGACCGTCATATCCGGGTAG